One window of Branchiostoma lanceolatum isolate klBraLanc5 chromosome 6, klBraLanc5.hap2, whole genome shotgun sequence genomic DNA carries:
- the LOC136436329 gene encoding serine/threonine-protein kinase PLK4-like → MSTLGDPSGLGDNIEDYHVLNLLGRGGFACVYRARSISTGLEVGIKMIDKKLMQAAGMVTRVRNEVEIHCQLKHPAVLELYTCFEDSNYVYLVLEMCHNGELGSFLKKQGKVLTEEEARNFMRQIIEGLLYLHSHGIVHRDMTLSNLLLTRTMDVKIADFGLATQLKVPNEKHFTMCGTPNFISPEVVTRKAHGLETDVWSLGCMLYTFLTGSPPFDTDQVRSTLNKVVLGDYHLPQHLSAPARSLITALLRKNPADRPKLADILSHPFMTPADPGRKPVIAGGRRRRPVEASVDSGNATMETVSMGTHAPTHGTLRNKPIHLLPSKLSPLTDRPVFNNKKTSGCEGQRSCHEVQRSCHGEQPLLHDDPRSFQASSSCEPVRSFHENQRSYLGRERSQCDVQRSQGSQGYQGGRSEYNDLSNHYCSSHVQDGSKHGECSHDRKCSCQDEPGGRGPRYGTSENQRSCTCGSRSRCTCDAGVREHVCKARDRHPPSPPVRLKASPSFSFDGGSECPSASTVSHPPTESWVADIGAGLNSRPARGSRRRDPSPGSIPQRDTDADRYAARTNKPEERQTAAYRQHRAEHQQITQTHSSTGEYCTEDNRGRKPLSPHKGSRENVHRDPSDDRRPRHHHEENSRRDGRRQAWDSRTAAEDKSSTTGRRREHGLYKEIPLSQDHYESDKENETKSGDTQRRRDSGRSVQEHQPFQERGSKRGEREDQGHGRREEMSQLKEVRKGQISPLSSKRLRPIRQKTRNAVVSILEDGQVCLEFLKPRDGVEQVAEVHRISTCGQTVIIYQPHRGKGQPLSDRPPSPPQGDDHTYLLHELPSRHKKKYEYAKRFVQLVRSKTPKVTLYTRQAKCMLMENFPQPDFEACFYTGAKIHQSADKTRVIESSGKSYTLEAVGGAEGVAMDTRKMLDHLHEARRRCLDLESAISATENKSGEDSYFPAIISRRPAGAGSEQRKGKGSPRQGGRNSTQGRDVTVGTVTSPSQAPVSASVMSYDGTVLSCAASTVSRVDTRNPPAQTARGRDANSEKRHLAAGLPSASQVVKSTIVQDVGRASQLTSGDIWVQYQDGTQLVVMATSTTVKYVDSSGKLHRYGESATLPAHVRERLVKLPRIVEALAAQKTQTSQASSQARTAIR, encoded by the exons ATGTCTACACTAGGGGACCCCAGCGGTCTGGGGGACAACATAGAG GACTACCATGTGCTGAACCTCCTGGGTCGCGGCGGCTTCGCCTGCGTGTACCGAGCACGCTCCATCAGCACTGGGCTGGAGGTCGGCATCAAGATG ATTGACAAGAAGCTGATGCAGGCTGCTGGGATGGTGACGCGCGTCAGGAACGAGGTAGAGATCCACTGCCAGCTGAAGCACCCGGCGGTTCTTGAG CTGTACACGTGTTTTGAGGACAGTAACTACGTGTACCTGGTTCTGGAGATGTGCCACAACGGGGAGCTGGGCAGCTTCCTCAAGAAACAGGGCAAGGTGCTGACCGAGGAGGAAG CTCGTAACTTCATGCGGCAGATCATTGAGGGCCTGCTGTACCTCCACTCCCACGGCATCGTGCACAGGGACATGACCCTCTCCAACCTGCTGCTCACTCGCACCATGGATGTG aAAATCGCAGACTTCGGGCTGGCCACGCAGCTGAAGGTTCCCAACGAGAAGCACTTCACGATGTGCGGCACGCCGAACTTCATCTCGCCCGAGGTCGTGACCCGCAAGGCCCACGGGCTGGAGACGGACGTGTGGTCCCTGGGATGTATGCTGTACACCTTCCTCACAGGCAGCCCTCCGTTTGAT ACGGACCAGGTGCGCAGCACGCTGAACAAGGTGGTTTTGGGGGACTACCACCTGCCGCAGCACCTGTCCGCACCTGCCCGCTCCCTCATCACCGCGCTGCTCAGGAAGAACCCCGCAGACCGACCCAAACTGGCCGACATCCTCTCCCACCCCTTCATGACCCCGGCTGACCCCGGCAGGAAGCCCGTCATCGCGGGCGGCAGGAGGAGGAGACCCGTCGAGGCATCCGTCGACAGCGGCAATGCAACCATGGAAACGGTCTCCATGGGAACGCATGCCCCTACCCATGGAACATTACGGAACAAACCCATCCACCTTTTGCCCTCTAAACTCTCACCTCTCACAGACAGACCTGTCTTCAATAACAAGAAAACTTCAGGGTGTGAAGGGCAAAGGTCATGTCACGAGGTTCAAAGGTCGTGTCATGGGGAGCAGCCATTGCTTCATGATGATCCAAGGTCGTTTCAAGCATCCAGTTCATGTGAACCTGTCAGATCATTTCACGAAAATCAAAGGTCGTATCTTGGGAGGGAGCGGTCACAGTGTGATGTGCAAAGGTCGCAAGGGTCCCAAGGTTACCAAGGTGGAAGGTCAGAGTACAACGACCTCAGTAACCACTACTGTTCGTCTCATGTCCAGGATGGATCGAAGCACGGGGAGTGTTCCCATGACAGGAAATGCAGCTGTCAGGATGAGCCAGGTGGGCGGGGACCCAGGTACGGAACCTCGGAGAACCAGAGGAGCTGCACCTGTGGCAGCCGTTCCAGGTGCACCTGTGATGCAGGTGTGAGGGAGCATGTGTGTAAGGCCAGGGACAGGCACCCACCCTCTCCTCCTGTCAGGTTAAAGGCAAG CCCCAGTTTCAGTTTTGATGGTGGATCAGAGTGCCCGAGTGCCAGCACTGTGTCCCACCCTCCCACGGAATCCTGGGTAGCTGACATTGGAGCTGGTCTGAACAGCAGACCAGCTAGAG GGTCCCGTCGTAGAGACCCGTCTCCTGGCTCCATACCTCAGAGAGACACAGATGCAGACAGGTATGCCGCGAGAACTAACAAGCCAGAGGAGAGACAAACAGCAGCATACAGACAACATCGTGCTGAACACCAGCagatcacacagacacactcatcCACTGGGGAATACTGTACAGAAGACAACAGGGGAAGGAAACCTCTCTCTCCACAcaaaggcagcagggagaacgtTCATCGTGATCCATCAGACGACAGGAGACCGAGACACCACCATGAAGAGAACTCAAGAAGGGATGGGAGGAGACAAGCGTGGGACTCCAGGACTGCAGCAGAAGACAAGTCTAGCACTACAGGGAGGAGGAGAGAACATGGACTATACAAGGAGATTCCACTGTCTCAGGATCACTACGAATCTGATAAGGAAAATGAAACCAAGTCTGGAGACACACAGAGGAGGAGAGATTCCGGGAGGAGTGTACAAGAACACCAGCCCTTCCAGGAGAGAGGGAGCAAGAGAGGAGAGCGTGAAGATCAGGGGCATGGAAGGAGGGAAGAAATGAGCCAGCTGAAGGAGGTCAGGAAGGGGCAGATTTCGCCGTTGTCCTCGAAGCGTCTGCGGCCCATCAGGCAGAAAACTAGAAATGCAGTG GTGAGTATCCTGGAGGACGGGCAGGTGTGTCTAGAGTTCCTGAAGCCTCGTGACGGAGTGGAGCAGGTGGCAGAGGTGCACAGGATATCCACATGTGGACAAACG GTGATCATCTACCAGCCCCACCGGGGCAAGGGCCAGCCCCTGTCCGACCGGCCCCCTTCCCCACCCCAGGGGGACGACCACACCTACCTGCTGCATGAGCTCCCCTCCAGGCACAAGAAGAAGTACGAGTACGCCAAGCGGTTTGTCCAACTGGTGCGCTCCAAAACCCCCAAGGTGACCCTCTACACGCGCCAGGCCAAGTGCATGCTGATGGAGAATTTCCCACAGCCTGACTTCGAGGCTTGTTTCTACACTG GGGCGAAGATCCACCAGTCAGCCGACAAGACCAGGGTTATCGAGTCCAGTGGGAAGAGCTACACCCTGGAGGCAGTGGGCGGGGCTGAGGGTGTTGCCATGGACACCAGGAAGATGCTGGACCACCTACATGAG GCCCGACGGCGCTGTTTGGACCTGGAGTCCGCGATCTCAGCAACGGAGAACAAGAGCGGTGAGGATTCATATTTCCCCGCCATCATCAGCCGGCGGCCCGCAGGCGCGGGAAGTGAGCAGAGGAAGGGGAAGGGTTCGCCACGACAGGGCGGGCGCAACAGCACGCAGGGCAGGGACGTCACCGTAGGGACTGTCACCTCTCCCAGCCAAGCACCTGTCTCTGCATCG GTGATGTCCTATGATGGTACAGTCCTGAGCTGTGCGGCCTCCACCGTCAGCCGTGTTGACACCCGGAACCCTCCAGCGCAGACGGCCCGAGGACGGGACGCCAACTCAgagaagcgccacctagcagccGGCCTGCCCAGTGCAAGCCAGGTGGTGAAGAGCACCATAGTGCAGGATGTCGGCCGCGCTTCGCAG TTGACCTCAGGTGACATTTGGGTGCAGTACCAGGATGGGACACAgcttgttgtcatggcaacaagcACCACAGTCAAGTATGTCGACTCCTCAGGGAAACTCCATAG GTATGGTGAAAGCGCCACCCTTCCTGCCCATGTCAGAGAGAGGCTGGTGAAATTGCCCAGGATTGTGGAAGCTCTGGCAGCCCAGAAGACACAGACATCACAAGCCTCCAGCCAGGCCAGGACTGCCATCAGATAA